The DNA sequence TCCGAAGAGGATTGGCTTAATGTTTTATCTGAAGGATAAATTATCCGTTTACAGATTTCATGTGTTTGATCAACTCGATAACTTTGTTTGAGTAACCCCACTCGTTGTCATACCAAGATACAACTTTAACGAAAGTGTCAGTCAATGCGATACCAGCGTTAGCATCGAAGATAGAAGTACGAGCGTCAGTTTGGAAGTCAGTTGAAACAACTGCATCCTCAGTGTAACCCAATACACCTGCCATTTCGTTCTCAGAAGCAGATTTCATTGCAGCTTTGATATCTTCGTATGAAGCAGCTTTCTCCAAGTTTACAGTCAAATCAACTACAGAAACAGTAGGAGTTGGTACGCGGAAAGCCATACCAGTCAATTTACCGTTCAATTCTGGAATTACTTTACCTACCGCTTTAGCAGCACCTGTAGATGAAGGGATGATGTTTTGTCCAGCACCACGTCCACCTCTCCAGTCTTTCATAGAAGGACCGTCAACAGTTTTTTGAGTTGCAGTAGTTGCGTGTACAGTTGTCATCAAACCGTCTTTGATACCGAATTTGTCATTCAATACCTTAGCGATTGGAGCCAAACAGTTAGTAGTACAAGACGCGTTAGAAGCGAATACAGTACCTTTTTCGTATGAAGTGTGGTTAACGCCCATTACGAACATTGGAGTGTCGTCCTTAGAAGGAGCAGACATTACAACGAATTTCGCACCAGCATCAACGTGAGCTTGAGCAGATTCTTTAGTCAAGAAAATACCAGTAGACTCGATTACGTACTCAGCAGAGATCGCATCCCATTTCAAATCAGCAGGGTTACGCTCTGAAGAAACGCGGATTTCTTGGCCATCAACAACCAAGTTACCATCTTTAACTTCTACAGTACCAGCATAACGACCGTGAGTAGAGTCATACTTCAACATGTATGCGATGTAATCTACATCCAACAAGTCATTAATTCCTACTACTTCTACGTTTGCGTCAGCCATCGCTACGCGAAAAGCCAAACGACCGATACGGCCGAAACCGTTAATACCAACCTTGATTTTAGACATCACTAATTATATTTTTTGTGAATGGTTAACTTTGTTATGACACAAATGTAGGAGTTCCATTGAATTTTCAAACCGAATCATGTGGTTTATTTTTATGATCTGTATCACGTTTTGAATGATCGGTATAATAATCGGCTTATACGCGCTGTATCGGCATTTTTTGGGGAAATTGTGGTGCTGATTTTGCCAAGTTGGCAGTGGTGTTTTTTTCTGAAAAAAGGTACACGGCGCTTTTTTTGCCGCTAAAAAGGGTGAAAATACGGGTGTAAAAAAAAGTGGGATTTCTTCTAAACAACAACAGCCCGGCATGGTTGCCGAGCTGTGCGTGTTTTATGATAAAGGAGGGCTATTAAGAAACAAAAGTTTTTTTGTTCATAGCTTTAGCCTCACCTTTTACAACGATTTTTCCAGATTCAATATGTCGGATGTTGGTTTCAACAACGGCGATATGCACTCGGCCGATCACGCGTTTCACTTCCAACTCAATGCGGTATTGGTCTCCAGGATACATCGGTCCTTTGAACTCAATGTTTTGCCCAAGATACAAGGATCCCTCGCCTGGCCATTGCGTTCCCATCACTCTTGAAATGATGGAAAGACCAAAAACGCCATGAATTACTGTTCTGCCAAATTCTGATGTTTTTGCAAACTCAGGATCAATGTGTACAGGATTGGTATCCCCGGTAATCCTTGCAAATTCGTTCACTTCTTCCTGACTAATGGAAAAATCGTAATGGTATTGATCTCCTACTTTTAAAATCATGATCTAAAATAATGATGTATTTACTCAGCGCAAATGTAAATAAATTATTCGTTAGGTGAATGGTTTTCGATAATTTGTCCGTCCACCATGGTCAATTTACGGTCGGTCATATCTGCCAGCTCGGGGTTGTGAGTTACGATCACGAAGGTCAGGTCGAGCTCATCACGCAATTCAAAGAAAAGTGCGTGCAAGTTCTGAGCGCCAATGCTGTCGAGGTTACCCGAAGGTTCGTCAGCAAAAATAATGTCCGGCTTGTTGATCAGTGCCCTGGCCACTGCCACACGCTGTTGCTCACCCCCAGAAAGTTCTCCCGGCTTATGGTTCATTCGGTGTCCAAGCCCAAGACGATCGAGCAGGTGCTGTGCTTCAAGTTCTGCGGTTTCTTTATCAGTACCAGCAAGAAAAGCGGGTAAACAGACATTCTCTATGGCAGAAAACTCCGGCAACAGGTTATGGAACTGAAAGATAAATCCAATCTTCTGGTTTCTAAACCGTGCAAGCCCATCTTTGTTCAGCTGGCCAATTTCCTGATTGGCAATGTACACTTCACCGGAGTCGGCATGGTCGAGGGTTCCGATAATTTGCAGCAGGGTGCTTTTTCCTGCGCCCGATGCACCTACTATAGAAACGATCTCTCCTTTTTTTACCAGCAGGTCCACCCCTTTGAGTACCTCAAGGTGGCCGTATTTTCGGTGAATATTTTTAGCTTTTAACATTTGCCTTAGTGCCTGTTTTATCGTGATAATTACTCACTTGTGGTTCAGAAGCTACAAACATATAAAAAATTCAAGCTTTATCCTGTTTCCTTGCGGGGCAAATCTTTGGTAATTTTCCTCAATTAACTTACTTTAGTTGAAAGACAAGCAAATAATAACCCAACAACCATGAATATTCACGAATATCAAGCAAAAGACATATTAAAAAGCTACGGCGTGGTGGTTCCTGCACAGAAATTGGCAGAAACTCCCGAGGTGGCTGTCAATGCAGCACGTCAATTATTTGAAGAAACAAAAACGGCTGTATTTGTTTTAAAAGCGCAGATTCACGCCGGTGGCCGTGGAAAAGGCGGCGGGGTGAAAATCGCCAAAAATGTGGAAGAGGTGTATCAGTTAGCGGACCAGATCATCGGGATGCAGTTGGTGACTCCCCAAACAGGCCCTGAAGGGAAAAAGGTCAACAAGATCATCGTTTCAGAGGATGTTTACTACCCTGGCGCATCGGAGCCTTCAGAAATTTACCTGAGTGTACTGCTGGATCGTGCCAAAGGCTGTGACGTTATCATGGCATCTACCGAAGGTGGTGTGGACATTGAAGAAGTAGCGGAACAAACGCCGGAAAAAATCATTAAAGAGTGGGTTGATCCTAAGGTGGGTTTACAGGCTTATCAGGCAAGAAAAGTGGCTTTCGCTTTAGGCTTGGAAGGTTTGGCACTGAAGAATATGATCAAGTTCATTACCAACATTTATAAGGCTTACCGTGGAATCGATGCTTCACAGGTGGAAATTAACCCGGTATTGAAGGCCTCGGATGATGCAATTATTGCGGTGGATGCTAAGATCAACCTGGACGATAACGCTTTGTACCGTCATAAAGATTTTATTGCTTTGCGTGATGAGTCGGAGGAAGATCCTTTGGAAGTGGAAGCTTCAAAATCGGGCTTGAACTACGTGAAGCTGGATGGTAATGTAGGCTGTATGGTGAACGGTGCCGGTTTGGCAATGGCCACCATGGACATGATTAAGCTTTCAGGTGGTGAGCCTGCAAACTTCCTTGATGTTGGGGGTGGGGCAAATGCACAAACAGTAGAAGCTGGTTTCCGCATTATCCTTCAGGACCCGAACGTTAAAGCGATTTTGATCAATATTTTTGGTGGTATCGTACGTTGTGACCGTGTAGCAAGTGGTGTGGTGGAAGCTTACAAAAATATCGGCCAAATTGATATTCCGATTATTGTTCGTCTTCAGGGAACAAATGCTGAAGAAGGAGCGAAGATTATCGAGGAGTCCGGTTTGCGTGTGGTTTCTGCTATTTTACTGAAAGATGCAGCAGATTGCGTTAAAGAGGCATTGGTATAATCGACCATTATAATTACAATAAAAGGCTGATACTTGAAGTTATCAGCCTTTTTTTTATGCTTTTTTTCTATCAGCGGAAAAGAGAATGTTCTGGTTTAAACACGCTTTTAAGAAAGCTCATTAATCACCTCGATCAATGTGCCTGTGCCTTCCGATACTTCCTGCCAGTGATCCACCTCAAGGCTTATTTTTATCACACCTGCCGGCTGAAGAAAGGGCATTTCTTTGTTGGTCAGGACTTCTGCAAGATGCGGCAGCCCAGGGTAATGTGCCACAACGGCTAATGTATTGACTTCCTCAGGGGCACTGCAAATACTTTGCAACAAGACCCGTGGCGAGGCATTATACAACTCTTCGCTATATTCAATTTTATTCATTGGCCAATCGAACTGTTCCGCGATCAGCTTGGCGGTCATCTCAGTTCTAAAAGCAGTGGACACCATCAGGTGGTCAAAAACACAGTTTTGCTGTTTGAGGTGTTCCCCAAGCTTGGCGGCTGAACGAATGCCATGTTGTGTGAGCGTTCTTTTGATGTCCGGCTCATGATAATGAGCTTCCTGTGCTTCTGCATGTCTGATCAGCAGTAAAGTCTTGGTCGTGTTCTGCATATAGTAATAAATAAAGCAATCTGTTCAATGAAGGAATACGCCCATTCCTCTTTCTTTAAGATAGCGGATTCCTAATGCGAAATAATCTAAATTTTTGATTATTTAAAGTGGATTTAGGAATAGATTTCTACCTGAGGCCGTTATTTTTTTTCAAACAGGAAGAATGTTGGGATGTTTTGCGTTTTCAAATAGTTGATAATCAATAGGTTCTAATTAAAGGTTTATAGGTTGTTTTAGCTTAAAAATGGACGTAATTATTTATTTTTTTTAGGCAGAGGGATAATTTTCTCTTGTATTTATTTGAAAAACCGACAAATTTAAACC is a window from the Persicobacter psychrovividus genome containing:
- the gap gene encoding type I glyceraldehyde-3-phosphate dehydrogenase, with amino-acid sequence MSKIKVGINGFGRIGRLAFRVAMADANVEVVGINDLLDVDYIAYMLKYDSTHGRYAGTVEVKDGNLVVDGQEIRVSSERNPADLKWDAISAEYVIESTGIFLTKESAQAHVDAGAKFVVMSAPSKDDTPMFVMGVNHTSYEKGTVFASNASCTTNCLAPIAKVLNDKFGIKDGLMTTVHATTATQKTVDGPSMKDWRGGRGAGQNIIPSSTGAAKAVGKVIPELNGKLTGMAFRVPTPTVSVVDLTVNLEKAASYEDIKAAMKSASENEMAGVLGYTEDAVVSTDFQTDARTSIFDANAGIALTDTFVKVVSWYDNEWGYSNKVIELIKHMKSVNG
- a CDS encoding MaoC family dehydratase — its product is MILKVGDQYHYDFSISQEEVNEFARITGDTNPVHIDPEFAKTSEFGRTVIHGVFGLSIISRVMGTQWPGEGSLYLGQNIEFKGPMYPGDQYRIELEVKRVIGRVHIAVVETNIRHIESGKIVVKGEAKAMNKKTFVS
- a CDS encoding ABC transporter ATP-binding protein, which produces MLKAKNIHRKYGHLEVLKGVDLLVKKGEIVSIVGASGAGKSTLLQIIGTLDHADSGEVYIANQEIGQLNKDGLARFRNQKIGFIFQFHNLLPEFSAIENVCLPAFLAGTDKETAELEAQHLLDRLGLGHRMNHKPGELSGGEQQRVAVARALINKPDIIFADEPSGNLDSIGAQNLHALFFELRDELDLTFVIVTHNPELADMTDRKLTMVDGQIIENHSPNE
- the sucC gene encoding ADP-forming succinate--CoA ligase subunit beta, which gives rise to MNIHEYQAKDILKSYGVVVPAQKLAETPEVAVNAARQLFEETKTAVFVLKAQIHAGGRGKGGGVKIAKNVEEVYQLADQIIGMQLVTPQTGPEGKKVNKIIVSEDVYYPGASEPSEIYLSVLLDRAKGCDVIMASTEGGVDIEEVAEQTPEKIIKEWVDPKVGLQAYQARKVAFALGLEGLALKNMIKFITNIYKAYRGIDASQVEINPVLKASDDAIIAVDAKINLDDNALYRHKDFIALRDESEEDPLEVEASKSGLNYVKLDGNVGCMVNGAGLAMATMDMIKLSGGEPANFLDVGGGANAQTVEAGFRIILQDPNVKAILINIFGGIVRCDRVASGVVEAYKNIGQIDIPIIVRLQGTNAEEGAKIIEESGLRVVSAILLKDAADCVKEALV
- a CDS encoding SixA phosphatase family protein, whose amino-acid sequence is MQNTTKTLLLIRHAEAQEAHYHEPDIKRTLTQHGIRSAAKLGEHLKQQNCVFDHLMVSTAFRTEMTAKLIAEQFDWPMNKIEYSEELYNASPRVLLQSICSAPEEVNTLAVVAHYPGLPHLAEVLTNKEMPFLQPAGVIKISLEVDHWQEVSEGTGTLIEVINELS